A region from the Corylus avellana chromosome ca7, CavTom2PMs-1.0 genome encodes:
- the LOC132186908 gene encoding ferric reduction oxidase 2-like, whose amino-acid sequence MDASVVKKSSSSHEEISRFQAAIMLLLMAVSLGSLLVWIMMPTNTYRQSWLPNIRASTNSTYFGTQGAALLIYTFPILFVAAVGCVYLHVGKKSNNNKIERNGRNHRFASWKRPVLAKGPLGIVSSVELGLFIMFIALLVWSFATYIRVRFAKITPQVAAHDGEKVWQYKLGSAALVLGLVGNICLAFVFYPVTRGSSVLPLFGLTSEGSIKYHIWLGHIVITLFTAHGICYIVSWVVTNRVSEMVKWDKTGISNVAGELSLLAGLAMWLTTFPRIRRKFFELFLYTHNLYILFIIFFILHVGISYACIMLPGFYLFAVDRYLRLLQSRQRVRVVSARLLPCQSLELNLAKSPGLSYNPLSIMFINVPSISKLQWHPFTITSNSSLEPEKISIVVKGEGSWSKKLNQMLSSPSSPNRLEVSVEGPYGPVSTDFLSFDTLVMVSGGSGITPFISIIRELVFLSTTPNCSTPKVKLICAFKNSPDLTMLDLILPISGTPSEISNLQLQIEAFVTRDKEPKTEESKPVRAIWFKPHAADAPFSAILGPNSWLWLGMIITSSFVIFLILIGIITRYYIYPIDHNTNNIFPTSARAVINMLVICICIAMTASAAVFSNKRRNAAEAKQVQNMEEATGSPGSHDMELESLPHQSLAQAINVHYGRRPDLKKMLLAECKGSSIKVVASGPKSLRQEVATICSSGSADNVHFESISFSW is encoded by the exons atGGATGCAAGTGTGGTGAAAAAATCATCTTCTTCCCATGAAGAAATCAGCAGATTTCAGGCAGCCATAATGCTACTATTGATGGCAGTGTCTCTGGGGTCTCTTTTGGTCTGGATCATGATGCCCACCAACACATACAGGCAAAGCTGGCTGCCTAATATCCGAGCAAGCACTAACTCCACATACTTCGGGACACaag GTGCAGCGCTTCTGATTTACACTTTCCCCATCCTGTTTGTTGCTGCCGTGGGCTGTGTGTACCTCCATGTTGGAAAGAAAtcgaataataataaaatagaaag AAACGGCAGAAATCATCGGTTTGCCTCATGGAAGCGGCCGGTGCTCGCAAAAGGCCCTCTGGGGATTGTTTCCAGTGTAGAGCTAGGCTTGTTCATCATGTTCATTGCACTCCTGGTTTGGTCGTTTGCAACATATATACGTGTCAGATTTGCTAAAATCACCCCACAAGTAGCCGCACATGACGGCGAGAAAGT ATGGCAATATAAATTGGGGTCTGCAGCTCTAGTCCTAGGCCTGGTTGGGAACATATGTCTAGCATTTGTGTTCTACCCGGTGACACGTGGGTCGTCGGTGCTGCCACTCTTTGGCCTCACCTCCGAGGGAAGCATAAAGTACCACATATGGCTTGGACACATCGTCATCACCCTCTTCACAGCTCATGGTATTTGTTACATCGTCTCCTGGGTCGTCACCAATAGAGTTTCAGAg ATGGTAAAATGGGACAAAACTGGGATATCAAATGTGGCTGGAGAGCTATCTTTGCTTGCCGGATTGGCCATGTGGTTAACAACCTTCCCCCGCATACGCAGAAAATTCTTCGAGCTCTTCTTATACACTCACAACCTTTACATCCTcttcatcattttcttcatACTCCATGTTGGCATCTCTTACGCTTGCATTATGCTTCCCGGCTTCTACCTATTCGCCGTCGACCGTTACCTAAGGCTTCTCCAGTCACGCCAAAGAGTTCGAGTCGTTTCTGCCCGCCTTTTGCCTTGCCAATCTCTAGAACTCAACCTCGCCAAGAGCCCCG GTTTGAGTTATAATCCCTTGAGCATCATGTTCATAAACGTGCCTAGCATTTCCAAGCTACAATGGCATCCTTTTACTATCACTTCTAACAGTAGCTTGGAGCCTGAGAAGATCAGCATTGTTGTTAAAGGCGAAGGAAGTTGGAGCAAGAAGCTCAACCAGATGCTTTCATCACCTTCTTCCCCGAATCGTCTCGAGGTCTCGGTTGAAGGACCGTATGGCCCGGTTTCAACGGATTTTTTAAG CTTTGACACTCTGGTGATGGTGAGTGGAGGTAGTGGCATTACTCCATTCATATCTATCATTCGAGAGCTCGTATTTCTGAGCACAACGCCTAATTGCAGTACTCCAAAAGTGAAACTAATTTGTGCATTCAAGAACTCTCCAGACCTTACCATGCTGGACCTCATCCTTCCTATCTCTGGAACCCCCTCTGAAATTTCCAATCTGCAGCTACAAATTGAGGCCTTTGTAACAAGAGACAAAGAACCCAAAACAGAGGAATCAAAGCCGGTTAGAGCCATATGGTTCAAGCCCCATGCAGCAGATGCGCCCTTCTCTGCCATTTTAGGCCCCAACAGCTGGCTTTGGCTTGGGATGATAATAACGTCTTCCTTTGTCATTTTCCTCATTTTAATTGGAATCATTACTCGTTATTATATATATCCTATCGACCACAATACAAATAACATATTTCCAACCTCTGCGAGAGCTGTGATAAATATGTTGGTCATCTGCATCTGCATAGCCATGACGGCTAGTGCAGCAGTTTTTTCGAACAAGAGGCGGAATGCTGCTGAAGCTAAGCAGGTTCAGAACATGGAAGAGGCAACGGGGTCTCCGGGGTCGCATGATATGGAGTTGGAAAGCCTCCCACACCAGTCTCTTGCACAAGCTATCAACGTGCATTATGGTCGAAGACCTGACCTAAAGA AAATGCTTCTGGCCGAGTGCAAGGGATCGAGTATCAAAGTTGTCGCGTCTGGGCCGAAGAGTTTGAGACAAGAGGTTGCGACCATTTGTTCATCGGGTTCTGCAGATAATGTGCACTTTGAGTCCATCAGCTTCAGCTGGTGA
- the LOC132188806 gene encoding ferric reduction oxidase 2-like → MEKIRAAIKLLLMLVILGIIFIWIMMPTGAYRNKWWPNIKVTVNSTYFGTQGATMLIFTFPVLFVASLGCVYLHLGKKLNGNKKESNWKINQSGWKRPLLVKGSLGIVSNIELALFFTFIVLLIWSLANYIHLYFATITPKSAAAKGLKVWQYKLDESALAIAVVGNIALSFLFYPVARGSSVLPLFGLTSEVSIKYHIWLGNIVVILFTAHGLCYIIFWGVTKHINKMLRWDFADVSNVAGEITLLIMLTIRATSIPRIRRKMFELFYYAHHLYFLAVVFFILHVGFSFACITLPGFYIFLIDRFLRFLQSRQKVRLTSARLLSCQTVELNFSKSQGLNYNPTSTIFVNVPSISKLQWHPFTVTSSSDLDPENLSVVIKGEGRWTTKLYELISSPSSMDRLEVSVEGPYGPASTDFLRHDTLVMVSGGSGITPFISIIRDLIFSTSTKLDHRAPRVILVAAFKNSSDLTMLDVILPPSAATPYDISKLQLQIEAFVTREKEPTTHDNKAMIREVRLKPRPTDAPISAILGPSSWLWLGAIIASSFVVFLVSTGVITRYYVYPIDRNTGAIFSWSLKSVLYILVVCFSIATTASASVLWNKKQKVMEAMQIQNMGTQRELESLPHQSLAQLTNVYYGERPNLKKMLLECKGSSVGVMVCGPTELSKEVAAICGSGLAENLHFQSFSFSW, encoded by the exons atggaaaagattaGGGCTGCCATTAAGCTACTGCTGATGCTAGTGATTTTGGGGATCATTTTCATCTGGATCATGATGCCCACCGGTGCATATAGGAATAAATGGTGGCCTAACATCAAAGTGACGGTTAATTCTACTTATTTTGGAACACAAG gTGCAACGATGTTGATATTCACTTTTCCCGTCCTATTTGTTGCTTCCTTGGGCTGTGTCTACCTCCATTTGGGAAAGAAATTGAATggtaacaaaaaagaaag CAATTGGAAAATCAATCAATCCGGGTGGAAACGGCCGCTGCTCGTGAAAGGCTCTCTAGGAATTGTTTCCAACATAGAGCTAGCCTTGTTCTTCACTTTCATTGTGCTCCTAATTTGGTCTTTGGCAAATTATATACATCTCTACTTTGCTACAATCACCCCTAAATCAGCAGCAGCCAAAGGCCTCAAAGT TTGGCAGTATAAATTGGATGAATCAGCACTTGCAATAGCCGTTGTTGGAAACATAgctctatcatttctcttctacCCTGTGGCTCGCGGTTCATCGGTGCTGCCACTCTTTGGCCTCACGTCTGAGGTTAGCATCAAGTACCATATTTGGCTCGGGAACATTGTCGTCATCCTCTTCACGGCTCACGGCCTTTGTTACATCATCTTTTGGGGCGTAACCAAACACATAAACAAG ATGCTGAGGTGGGATTTTGCTGATGTGTCAAATGTGGCGGGAGAGATAACTTTGCTCATTATGTTGACCATAAGGGCAACGAGCATCCCTCGTATACGACGTAAAATGTTTGAGCTCTTCTACTACGCCCATCACCTTTACTTTCTCGCTGTCGTTTTCTTTATCCTCCACGTCGGCTTCTCCTTCGCCTGCATCACGCTTCCTGGTTTCTACATCTTCTTGATCGACCGCTTTTTAAGGTTCTTACAATCCCGACAAAAAGTTCGTTTAACTTCTGCCCGCCTTCTATCATGCCAGACGGTTGAACTCAACTTCTCCAAGAGTCAAG GTTTGAATTATAATCCCACCAGCACTATCTTCGTAAACGTGCCAAGCATTTCCAAGCTCCAATGGCATCCCTTTACTGTTACTTCCAGTAGTGATTTGGACCCAGAAAATCTGAGTGTCGTCATTAAAGGTGAGGGAAGGTGGACCACCAAGCTTTACGAATTGATTTCTTCGCCTTCTTCCATGGATCGTCTCGAGGTCTCTGTTGAAGGCCCTTATGGACCAGCCTCAACTGATTTTCTAAG GCATGACACCCTTGTGATGGTGAGCGGAGGCAGTGGCATCACCCCATTCATCTCTATAATCAGAGATCTCATCTTCAGTACTAGCACAAAACTGGATCACAGAGCTCCACGTGTGATCCTCGTTGCCGCATTCAAGAACTCCTCGGACCTCACCATGCTAGACGTTATCCTTCCTCCTTCCGCAGCCACTCCCTACGACATTTCCAAACTTCAGCTACAGATCGAAGCTTTTGTAACAAGAGAAAAGGAGCCCACAACCCACGACAACAAGGCCATGATCAGAGAGGTGCGGCTCAAGCCGCGCCCAACTGACGCGCCCATATCCGCCATTCTAGGCCCAAGCAGCTGGCTCTGGCTCGGCGCGATAATAGCATCTTCGTTTGTCGTTTTTCTTGTCTCCACGGGGGTTATTACCCGCTACTATGTTTATCCGATTGATCGGAATACCGGTGCGATATTTTCATGGTCTTTGAAAAGTGTGTTGTATATTTTAGTTGTATGCTTTAGTATAGCCACCACAGCAAGCGCGTCAGTTTTGTGGAACAAGAAACAGAAAGTCATGGAAGCCATGCAGATTCAGAACATGGGAACACAAAGAGAATTGGAAAGCCTTCCCCACCAGTCTCTTGCCCAACTCACCAATGTCTACTATGGTGAAAGGCCCAACTTAAAGa AAATGTTGTTGGAATGCAAAGGATCAAGTGTGGGAGTTATGGTTTGTGGTCCAACGGAGCTGTCTAAAGAGGTTGCAGCCATTTGTGGATCTGGTTTGGCAGAAAATCTGCATTTTCagtcctttagttttagttggTGA
- the LOC132187792 gene encoding probable receptor-like protein kinase At5g24010: MEFPYRNFVFAVLLLSLCTISALSYTHFSPIDNYLIDCGSTGDSTVDNRRFVSDSSRSDSYSLTSTRSVLIRNEDPLDVSPRIYQTARVFTGPSRYEFEIRDKGTHMVRLHFHKLNSSKSDFGNAQFHVLVNGVVVLNDFIGGCVETPMVKEYLIWVETEKLVITFVPSRKYKFAFVNALEVISAPKDLILDTVQYLNSEKNKKSDGFVKQALEVVYRVNVGGPKVTPFNGTLWRTWVPDDEFLKSSSGWKRLYFSGRIRYQMGGASREVAPDNVYNSARVISSRNASIPNVNITWVFPVMGGFKYLVRLHFCDIASISLGLLYFNVYVNGHLAIEDLDLSDVTNYVLASPYYADFVVDGDGSGALSVSVGPSSKSYPYAIDGILNAVEIMKLNNSMGSLVGKVPADFIMKSWPRGNMGVLVPLVAAVCLLVILSMVLRRRMTGLKDSVTWSKLPMDVSNVNIKQGFPQA; this comes from the coding sequence ATGGAGTTTCCGTACAGAAATTTCGTTTTCGCTGTCCTCCTGCTCTCTCTCTGTACCATCTCAGCTCTCTCTTACACTCACTTCTCTCCCATAGATAACTATCTCATCGACTGCGGGTCCACTGGGGACTCTACCGTGGACAATCGCCGATTCGTTTCCGACTCGTCCCGGTCGGACTCATATTCACTCACCTCAACTCGCTCTGTTTTGATCAGAAACGAGGACCCTTTGGATGTTTCGCCCCGAATCTACCAAACAGCTAGGGTGTTCACCGGGCCGTCGAGGTACGAGTTCGAGATCAGAGACAAAGGGACCCACATGGTACGCCTCCATTTTCATAAGCTAAATTCTTCGAAATCCGATTTTGGGAATGCTCAATTTCATGTTTTGGTTAATGGGGTTGTGGTTCTGAACGATTTTATTGGTGGGTGTGTAGAAACCCCTATGGTTAAGGAGTACCTGATCTGGGTTGAGACTGAGAAGCTTGTTATAACGTTTGTGCCTTCTAGAAAGTATAAATTTGCGTTTGTGAATGCACTTGAAGTGATTTCTGCTCCAAAAGATTTGATCTTAGATACGGTACAATATCTGAAttctgaaaaaaataagaaatctGATGGGTTTGTTAAGCAAGCGCTTGAAGTTGTGTATAGGGTCAATGTGGGAGGGCCTAAAGTGACCCCTTTTAATGGAACTTTGTGGAGGACTTGGGTTCCTGATGATGAATTTTTGAAATCGAGTTCCGGGTGGAAAAGGCTGTATTTCAGCGGTCGTATTCGGTATCAGATGGGAGGGGCGAGCCGTGAGGTTGCTCCTGATAATGTGTATAATTCAGCCCGAGTGATTAGTAGTAGGAATGCTTCAATTCCTAATGTCAATATTACATGGGTGTTTCCTGTGATGGGGGGGTTTAAGTATCTTGTTCGGTTGCACTTTTGTGATATTGCTAGTATTTCGCTTGGTTTGCTGTATTTCAATGTGTATGTTAATGGCCATTTGGCGATCGAAGATTTGGATTTGTCAGATGTTACGAATTATGTATTGGCTTCTCCATACTACGCGGACTTTGTGGTTGATGGAGATGGTTCAGGGGCTTTGAGTGTCAGTGTAGGGCCTTCGAGTAAGAGCTATCCGTATGCAATTGATGGTATTCTGAATGCAGTTGAGATTATGAAGTTGAATAATTCGATGGGTAGTCTTGTTGGTAAGGTGCCTGCAGATTTCATTATGAAGAGTTGGCCCAGGGGAAATATGGGTGTTCTGGTTCCTTTGGTTGCTGCTGTTTGTTTGCTGGTAATTCTATCTATGGTCTTGCGTAGGAGGATGACTGGGTTAAAAGACTCTGTCACATGGTCAAAATTACCTATGGATGTTTCCAATGTTAATATCAAGCAGGGCTTCCCACAGGCATAA